From one Paenibacillus sp. FSL K6-1330 genomic stretch:
- a CDS encoding YolD-like family protein: MAKAKVPKRPTRDEFVLEELGNQLTEAYQEESVIVLTVWGREEAVRGQIDQMDSRTGKVHMKQNGVITKVPFMDIMEVNYPRD, translated from the coding sequence ATGGCAAAAGCAAAGGTTCCAAAGAGACCCACTAGAGATGAGTTTGTACTGGAAGAACTCGGAAATCAGCTTACGGAAGCTTACCAGGAGGAATCGGTTATCGTGCTGACGGTCTGGGGAAGGGAAGAGGCGGTCCGCGGGCAAATCGATCAAATGGACTCCCGAACAGGGAAGGTACATATGAAACAGAATGGTGTTATAACGAAGGTTCCTTTTATGGACATTATGGAAGTGAATTATCCGAGAGACTAA